The Larus michahellis chromosome 2, bLarMic1.1, whole genome shotgun sequence genome window below encodes:
- the ASTE1 gene encoding single-strand DNA endonuclease ASTE1 yields the protein MGIQGLTGFVEERGSFFTELRVRDTKLVIDGSSLYHRLYFASTDDFRRGGDYGPFAAAVGEFFGSLRACRVAPFVVLDGGRDADDRKLPTLKGRAAERLRAAHGLSRGEGGCLVPLLTREAFVQALGRLGVPFVQCFAEADREIAGLANRWGCPVLSLDSDFCVFDLAAGYCPLSHFQWRSVCPGEGEEGSYVPARCFSVEKFCRHFSHLNKSLLPLFAVMNGNDYIDLAALEVFFSKVRLAGGCAVGKGGKHARLQGLLRWLSQFAEPTEAVDSLLKYLKKHQREEIRELLCTSMEDYTPSDVNLEDFFQNGKYECEAARKADLPWWVLDALAKGKLAPFISDALILRSTFLHVQVENMQRPSAHSTALPIRQVIYGLLLKVSQNTEAASPSKQSNELPVVCEFDRLQKTLKKTFVQAASLPTDFCDDHFTLDKLIEVPTSRRRMLLLETLGVKPSILESIPSHLQLPVAVTCYWICCSEPKVNSHQLKALLLTMVSGELHRITNDPDPTVVHAEDDTIAYNEFLKWKEKKLQIKDFDLDAAHSFCQWQCCLQMGLYLNQLLCTPLSEPDLTRLYSGTLVHRLYQELKSTPSVENLFSSSPKMTQVYQVLLNTVASTVSPDFFQKSESCKKKKASNKKKKTMRCAIPETQRLGNVNRFASLGVED from the exons ATGGGCATCCAGGGTCTGACGGGCTTCGTGGAGGAGCGCGGGTCGTTCTTCACCGAGCTGCGGGTGAGGGACACCAAGCTGGTCATCGACGGGAGCAGCCTCTACCACCGGCTGTACTTCGCCTCCACCGACGACTTCCGCCGCGGCGGCGACTACGGGCCCTTCGCGGCGGCGGTGGGCGAGTTTTTCGGCAGCCTGCGGGCCTGCCGCGTCGCCCCCTTCGTGGTGCTGGACGGCGGGCGCGACGCCGACGACAGGAAGCTGCCCACGCTGAAGGGACGAGCCGCCGAGCGGCTGCGGGCGGCCCACGGCCTCTCCCGCGGGGAGGGCGGCTGCCTGGTGCCGCTGCTGACCCGCGAGGCCTTCGTGCAGGCGCTGGGCCGGCTGGGCGTCCCCTTCGTGCAGTGCTTCGCCGAGGCCGACCGGGAGATCGCCGGCCTGGCCAACCGCTGGGGCTGCCCCGTCCTCTCCCTCGACAGCGACTTCTGCGTCTTCGACCTGGCGGCCGGTTACTGCCCCCTCAGCCACTTCCAGTGGCGAAGCGTCTGCccgggagaaggggaggagggctCCTACGTTCCCGCCCGCTGCTTCTCCGTGGAGAAGTTCTGCAGGCACTTCAGCCACCTGAACAAAAGCCTGCTCCCTCTCTTCGCCGTCATGAACGGGAACGACTACATCGACCTGGCAGCCCTCGAGGTGTTTTTCAGCAAGGTGCGCCTGGCCGGGGGCTGCGCGGTGGGGAAGGGGGGCAAGCATGCCCGCCTTCAGGGGCTGCTGCGCTGGCTGTCGCAGTTTGCTGAGCCCACCGAGGCTGTCGACAGCCTGCTTAAGTACCTGAAGAAACACCAGAGAGAAGAGATAAGGGAGCTTCTGTGCACTTCAATGGAGGATTATACTCCGTCTGACGTGAATCTTGAGGACTTTTTCCAGAATGGGAAGTATGAATGTGAGGCTGCCAGGAAAGCAGACTTACCCTGGTGGGTGCTCGATGCTTTGGCAAAAGGTAAGCTGGCCCCATTCATCAGCGATGCCCTCATACTAAGAAGTACCTTCCTCCACGTTCAGGTGGAGAACATGCAGAGACCTAGCGCACACAGCACAGCTTTGCCCATTCGACAAGTTATCTATGGACTACTTCTCAAAGTATCTCAAAATACTGAAGCTGCTTCTCCAAGTAAGCAGAGCAACGAGCTGCCAGTTGTATGTGAATTTGACAGACTccaaaagacacttaaaaaaacATTTGTTCAAGCAGCAAGCCTACCCACAGATTTTTGTGATGATCATTTTACTTTGGACAAGTTAATTGAG gtGCCCACGTCACGCCGTCGGATGCTATTGCTGGAGACTCTAGGAGTGAAACCAAGTATCCTAGAATCTATCCCCAGTCACTTACAACTCCCTGTTGCTGTAACGTGTTACTGGATATGTTGTTCAGAACCAAAAGTTAACTCGCATCAATTAAAGGCTTTACTTCTAACGATGGTATCGGGAGAACTTCACAGGATAACAAATGATCCAG ATCCCACAGTTGTACATGCTGAAGATGACACTATTGCATATAACGAATTtctaaaatggaaggaaaagaaattgcaaattaAAGACTTTGATTTAGATGCTGCGCACAGTTTTTGCCAGTGGCAGTGCTGTCTTCAGATGGGATTGTATCTCAACCAGCTACTCTGCACTCCTCTCTCTGAGCCAGACCTAACCAG GCTTTACAGTGGGACCCTTGTGCACAGACTGTATCAAGAGCTTAAATCAACACCTTCAGTGGAAAATCTGTTTAGTTCATCTCCAAAAATGACTCAGGTATATCAGGTTTTGTTAAATACAGTGGCATCAACTGTATCTCCAGACTTCTTTCAGAAATCCGAGTCctgtaaaaagaagaaagcatctaataagaaaaaaaagaccatgaGGTGTGCTATACCAGAAACTCAGCGTTTAGGCAATGTTAATAGGTTTGCATCACTTGGAGTGGAAGACTGA